ttgtcatttagtttctcacttttgttgttaggtgtctcatttttgcactgttttgtcttgtttttgttgtcttttttaaaagtaaaatattaaaccgttcagttccagatagctgtgactaaatgttgtgttcctttgtagacactctgatctggaagctgtaatgtggaaacgataaactgagaatgaatgttgatgaaactgaacttatttttcttcagaaatttcaggttgtttatgatgttttgtaaaatgataATTCCTTAAGTGTGAACATTCTCAGaatgaaaagtttaaaaacaaacttaaaacctacctttttagtctggcttttaCTTGAATTaccttttagtgtttttattctttttacaaCTCACAATTTataattatcactattattattattattatctttattattattttattgtattttatctatattttattctgtttcatttcatttcattttattatatgatatatttaattgaatttatttatttatttattttactgatctacttctggatttattttattttattcatttattttaatttatttatttattttacactttaaactaaCCTCCAGTGTGTTTCCTCAGTACGTACTGAGTATAACAATGTCCCtgatttattattgtcttttatttatgttgctttttaacATTACAGTGTGTGGATTGCGGGGTGGGTGGGTTCGGGGCTGGGTGGGGTGGATTTGGGTcttaatttctttcattttattttaattatttgtctgtttgtaaagcactttgtgctacaactGCTGTAtgaaagtgctctataaataaagattattattattattgttttcagaatgtattttgtggcactaaagcaaaggaaaaagatggagttgtggttatttataggttattatgctgtgattttactggtcactggagatcaaactgggctgaatgtgaacTGAGATGAGTTTCTTTCTCAGAGGCAGGAATCTGTGTGTCCACATCAGTCCTATTTCCGTGTGTTTTACAGGAGATGTCCTCCGAGGTGACAGTGAGGAGCAGTGCCAGAGAAGTCGCCTCCTCCTCCACAACCCTCTCTCAGCAAGAGGTATTTGGTGGCATGTTAACACCAGGACATGCAGTCTTTATGTTTGTTTCATAACTTCATACACCCTCCATAGAAAATGGAGCCCCATACTAAGCCTTTTACTCCTCGCTGATTGAAAACAGTCGGAGGCTGCTGTGTACTTGCCAGTAATGCTGATGATTTGCCAccctttttcttttccacaggTGATCCATGATCAGAGAGTTCACCAGAACAATGTGGCTGCCAGTTATGGGAACCATTACAATGAAACAGGTTATTCTGCTCATGCCTTTTATATTGTAATTTGCACGTTTTTATCACAGCGCAGCTTGTGTGCTGTATATTAATGATTGTTCCCACAACGGGCTGAATAAGGGATGAGCTCTGAAAATGAGTTGGAGTGCAGATGATTTTCTATTCAGTGCATGGCAGCAAATCTAATCAGGGCAAAGTCAGGAAGGTAAAATATTGGAAAGTGGAAATTGGGCAATCACTGCTGCATggtttcagaaaatgaaaactattCAGGTTTTTAATGAAATGATTTATTTCCCTTTCCAATCCCCATGAGCTCCCTCCCTGCGAATGACTTAATGAGGCTGCCTTCTTCTTGTGTCTAATTCAGTTATGCTTGTCGGCGGAGAGGACCTACCAAAGGTTTCCACTCAGGCTTTGAAGCAGCAGTATGAAAAAACGATTGAGGAAGCTGCACCAGCCAAGGAAATTAAGGTAACGACGCTGTCTGTTTATCTAAATAGATGATAGTTTAGGTTTTTATGAGGTATCAGTATAAAGATGAAGCCGCATCATGGAATAATCAAAAGGAAATTGTGCATGCCAAGAGCTGATGGAGAATAAATTGGATTGGATGAAAGACCTCATGTCATTACGCCGCCAAAGTCTGAAACTCTTTGTCGACTGTgtgcaaaagaaaaagcagagttTAAAAGAACTCCCATTGCTGTCCATGGCTCCATGAATATTTCAATCACGTTAGTAATTAGGAACATGCGCAACTGTAAATGTTTGACGCATTGTGCCTTTACGTCCAAATTAGGATTGTTATTTAGtgcttttgttttagttttggaGAAGAAATTAGAGCTACACTAACCAtagaaatgattatttttgaggTTAAACATTGATATTTCAGAGTTGTCCTTTTCTGTGCTTTTCAAGATGAATATTCTAACTACAGCTCCAATTCCATTGTTTCTCTGTGTAACTACAAACACATATGAACCACAGGTTGATGTGGATTTCAACCAGTTTCAGTGGGCTCCTGTCAACCAATCCTCCAAAATGTCAACAGCATTTACAAGCTATGACACTTCATCCTCTGTAAAGACGGCCACTGCTTCATCTGTAGCGTCTGCATCGTCGGTGGCTCATGAGGCGGCAGATCATTTCCCTCCCCCACCCTTAAACCTGCAGGTATCTCAAGAAGTCCTTCACAACGTCTCCTCCCAGCCTCAGGGTCAGGTGTCCCAGCATAAGCAAACTGCCAGTAAGGAGCATTACTTTAAGTACAAGAGTATGGCTGAACTAAAGCGCCTCTACAAGCACATACATCCAGAGGTACGCAAGAACCTCGAAGCAGAGTTCCTGAGTCAGCTCACCGAAGCAGAAAAGGCCGAGTTGGAAAGTAAAGAAATCGTAGGTGATGTCCAGCAGGCATGCTACATGTTTGAAAATGACGGCAACAACTCAAGTAAGAGTTCGAGCCCTGACAGGGAATACGTGGAGTGGGATGAGATCCTCAAAGGTGAAGTGCAGTCCATGCGGTGGATGTTCGAAAACAAGCCTCTGGATACAATCAAAGACAACACCGAAGATGAGAACGAGGTGAGAAATAACATCGCCCAGCAGGAGATCATCGCAGGAAAAGATGTCAGATACACAGCTTGGATGTTTGAGACTCAGCCCATGGATGCTCTGGGAACAGAGACTCCTGATGCAACGGAGCAGTCAGAAAAACAGGCCGATCTCGCAAGAGGAGATGTCCGCACTGCTACTTGGCTTTTTGAAACGCAGCCACTCGATTATCTGAATAAAATCTACCAAGAAGACGAGCAGGAAATGGACGTTACTGTCAGTAAAGACATCACCGGTGGAGATGTTAAGACTGCTCGGTATCTTTTTGAGACCCAGCATCTTGATTCTCTGGGCAAAACAGAAACCATTGAGGAGAGTCACTTCCTGAACCTGAAGTCGGAGCTGGAAGAGATTAAAGGAGATGTAAAGACAACAACTCGCCTGTTTGAGACGCAGCCCATGTGTGTCATCAGGGGAGATTCTGGAGAGATTTTGGAGATCACCACCATCCGTAGGGAGGAGACTGAGAAAGGAGACGTCAAGACATCACGCTGGATGTTCGAAACGCAGCCTCTGGACATGATCAACAAAGACCCTGCTAAAGTAAAGCTGATATGTGGTATTTCCATGGAGGACAATAGTCAAGGTGGAGTGAACAAAGGTCGGTGGCTTTTTGAGACAAAGAGTCTTGACACCATTAAGGATGAGGAATGGGAGAGTTCCAGGAGGCAAAAGGAAGAAATAATTGGAGCTGATGTAAGAAAGCATTGCCTTGTTTTTGAGACTCAGCCTATGGATACTCTGAAAGATAATGCCAATGCTCGGCCTTTACCCTCTGAGGAGATTGTAGGAGGTGATGTTCAGTCAGCCAAATATCTGTTTGAAACTGTACCCATGGAAAATCTGAAAGAGCTGCAGGAAGTGGGAAAACTTCAGAAAATGGTTgcatctgaagaagaaaagggTGACGTGAGGCATCAGAAGTGGGTCTTTGAAAGCCAACCTCTGGAGAATATcagggaggagaagaaggagattacAAGAACTGTAAACATTGAAGCCCTCGACAAAGGAGATGTGACAAACTACAAAGAAAGGTTTGAAAGTATGGATTTAAGCAAATGTGAAGGGACGCAGAGAATTCAAGTGGAAGGTGTCACCAGTGGCTCTGTCAAGTCCAACAGAGTTCTGTTTGAATCCTCCCCCATGTACGCCATGCAGGACAGCTCTGGACATTACCACGAGGTGAAGACAGTGAGGCGTGAGGAGATTGTGAAGGGAGATGTGCGCAGCTGCAGATGGATGTTTGAAACCCGTCCTATCGATGAGTTTGACGAGAGCATCAATAAATTTCAGATCATAAAAGGCATCTCCAAACAGGAACTAGAGTCAGGGgatgtaaaaacagcaaagtggCTGTTTGAAACTCAACCACTTGATGCCATTAAGTTTTTCAGTAATTCTGAGGATGAAGAACAGAAAACTGTGGAAGGCATTAAAGTCGAAAAAGGGGACGTAAAGACTTGTAGGTGGCTATTTGAGACTCAGCCAATGGATGTTCTGTATGAAAAGGTGGAAAAGAGCGAGGCTGATGTCGAACTAGTGCAAAAAGGTGACGTGAAAACATGCACTTGGCTTTTTGAGACTCAGACACTTGACAACATACGTGACCATTCGGAGGCCGAGACCATCCTGAAAACCTGCACTGTGAAGCAGGAGGACATTCACGGGAAAGACGTGCGACTGGCTCGCTTCCTCTTTGAAACCGAGAATCTGGAAAACATCACAGGTGAGGACAGCGGCTCTTTCAGGAGGGTCACAGAAATCGACATCCAGTCAGGCGACGTTTCCAGGATGAAGTACATCTTCGAGAATCGCTCCTCTGACATCATGAGCTCCACCTCCGAGGAGACGATGCAGAGGCTGAAGACGCAGCAGGCCGAGGACATCCAGAGGGGTAACGTGATCGACTGTACGTGGAGGTTTGAGAACCAGCCAATCGATGCGATACGTGACGATGCCACTGAAGTGAGGGAAATCCGCACGGTGACCGACGTTAAGGGGGGCGACGTTGACAAAAGCCGCTTCATTTTTGAAACATATTCTCTTGATCAAATTAAAGAGGAGTCCACTGAGACTGATATGTCAAGACTCACTAGTATCTTCAGAGAGGAAATTGAGAGGGGAGATGTAAAAAATTACACCATGATGTTTGAAACTCAGCCGCTGTATGCCATTCGTGACAAGGAGGGTCATTATCACGAAGTAACTACAGTTACGAAGGAAGAAATCATGAGAGGGGACGTGGTCGGTGCTCGATGGCTGTTTGAGACAAAACCTCTGGATTCAATTAGAGATTCAGAGGAGGTCTATGTTATTAAAGCTGTGACTGAAGAAGGCGTCAACAAAGGAGATGTTAGCTCTGCCAGGTGGAAGTTTGAAACACAACCCCTGGATGAAATTACACAGGAGATAAAAGTTCGGTCCAAGACCGTTGCAGACATCCAAGGAGGCGACgtgaagacaaacaaacagcgATTCGAGACGGATGAAATGTCACAGAAGTACATCCGGACTGTTAGCGTGAGTGAAATCCAGAAAGGTGACGTCAGATCTGCCACGTGGATGTTCGAAACCCGCACGATTGATGAGATCCACGGCGATGGAGCCGAGTACGATGGCATGGAGAGAGTGACAAAAGAGGAAGTAATGAAAGGAGATGTCAAACAATCTGTGTGGCTCTTTGAGAAGCAGCCCCTGGACAGCATTAAAGAGAGTGACGGCACAGAGCTTGTTGTGACAAAGGAAGAAATCCCACAGGCCGATGTGAAGACGACAACATGGCTATTTGAAACCACTCCATTTCATGAATTCAACGACAGCAGTGTGGAGAAGACGGAAATAATTGGAAAAAGTATAAAAGAGACACTGGAGGAACTTTACTGTCAGAAAATGGTTGACTCGCAGGGTATTCTCATTGAGGCAGATGAAATTGGTGACGTCCGTATGGCTAAGTATAAACTCATGAACCAAGAGGCTCCAGAAATCCAAAAAGAAGAGATTATTAGAGGGGATCTTAGCAACATAATGATGAACCTTCTGAACCGACGGGAGACCACCGAAAGGGTCATAACTATCGATAAGGAGGAGCGAGGGAACATCAACACCACAGTGAAGCAACTCTTCAGCCAGGAAAAGGGAATCAGCTTCGAAAAGGAGGAAATTATCCGCGGGGACATTCAAGAGGCCATGAACAACCTGCTTAAGAGTGAAGACTCCTCCAAGCGGGGCATACTTATTCAAGAGGACGAGAAAGGAGACGTGAGGATGACTATTTATTCCCTCTTAAATAAAGGGGAGAGAGCTAGCATGGAGAAAGAAGACGTCGTTCAGGGGAATGTCAGCAAAACCCTTCATCGTCTTCTTTCCAACTCAGGAGGAGAGGATTCTAAAAAGATAAGAGTCGGAGACACAGAAAGGGGTAATGTCAGCTTTTACTCCACATGCATCGAGTCTGGAGCCTTGGATTACCTGAAGCAGCTTCAGTATGAACCTGACGAAGACCAGGAAACTGTACAAAAGGAGCGGATCATAGGTGGCGATATTGAGGAGACCAAAATCCTGCTGAGAAAGAATCAGCAGCAAATTGGTCGCACTGTGGCAGAGGTCGACATAGTTCCTGGTGATGTACACAGCATTGTTAAGGTGTTTATGACGGAGCCGAGTGTTACCTACAGAAACCTGGAGAAACAGGACATTGTTAAAGGCGACCTTAGTGCAGCCCTGGACTCACTGACCCAAGCCATCAATCAGAAAGTGGTATTagaaaaagaggaggtggtGAAAGGAGACATACCGACCACTCTGAAGTCTCTGGAAGAAGCCCAGCATCAAGGCAAAGAAATGGAAAAGCCTGAAATTGTCAGGGGAGACATCAGGGGAGCTCTGGAATCACTGGAAAAATCTGCTGCTACCAAAACAGAAGTAACTGTTGAAGATTTAGTGCCAGGGGACATCAAAGGGACATTGAAATCCCTGGAGGAAGCCAAGCAAGCTGTGAAAGAAGTGGAAAAACAGGAGATTGTCAAAGGAGACATTCACACTGCCATGCAAAGTCTACATGAGGCATCAAGTGATAGAAAGATTTATCAGCACCAAGTGAGTGAACAAGGCGACGTCAAAGCCACTatccagctgctgctggagccgACGACTTCTCCAAGAATGCAACGCAGAGGCAGCATTGAAGGAGACGTGAAAACATCGATAAAATGTCTTTATGAAGGGCAGGAGACGGCACAAGTGGAAAAAGAAGAGGTTGTGAAAGGTGACGTTCGAGGTACAATAAAGTGTTtaatgcaaagaaaacagtATACAAATCCAAAACGCATGCATCCT
This portion of the Acanthochromis polyacanthus isolate Apoly-LR-REF ecotype Palm Island chromosome 22, KAUST_Apoly_ChrSc, whole genome shotgun sequence genome encodes:
- the xirp2a gene encoding xin actin-binding repeat-containing protein 2, which gives rise to MNILTTAPIPLFLCVTTNTYEPQVDVDFNQFQWAPVNQSSKMSTAFTSYDTSSSVKTATASSVASASSVAHEAADHFPPPPLNLQVSQEVLHNVSSQPQGQVSQHKQTASKEHYFKYKSMAELKRLYKHIHPEVRKNLEAEFLSQLTEAEKAELESKEIVGDVQQACYMFENDGNNSSKSSSPDREYVEWDEILKGEVQSMRWMFENKPLDTIKDNTEDENEVRNNIAQQEIIAGKDVRYTAWMFETQPMDALGTETPDATEQSEKQADLARGDVRTATWLFETQPLDYLNKIYQEDEQEMDVTVSKDITGGDVKTARYLFETQHLDSLGKTETIEESHFLNLKSELEEIKGDVKTTTRLFETQPMCVIRGDSGEILEITTIRREETEKGDVKTSRWMFETQPLDMINKDPAKVKLICGISMEDNSQGGVNKGRWLFETKSLDTIKDEEWESSRRQKEEIIGADVRKHCLVFETQPMDTLKDNANARPLPSEEIVGGDVQSAKYLFETVPMENLKELQEVGKLQKMVASEEEKGDVRHQKWVFESQPLENIREEKKEITRTVNIEALDKGDVTNYKERFESMDLSKCEGTQRIQVEGVTSGSVKSNRVLFESSPMYAMQDSSGHYHEVKTVRREEIVKGDVRSCRWMFETRPIDEFDESINKFQIIKGISKQELESGDVKTAKWLFETQPLDAIKFFSNSEDEEQKTVEGIKVEKGDVKTCRWLFETQPMDVLYEKVEKSEADVELVQKGDVKTCTWLFETQTLDNIRDHSEAETILKTCTVKQEDIHGKDVRLARFLFETENLENITGEDSGSFRRVTEIDIQSGDVSRMKYIFENRSSDIMSSTSEETMQRLKTQQAEDIQRGNVIDCTWRFENQPIDAIRDDATEVREIRTVTDVKGGDVDKSRFIFETYSLDQIKEESTETDMSRLTSIFREEIERGDVKNYTMMFETQPLYAIRDKEGHYHEVTTVTKEEIMRGDVVGARWLFETKPLDSIRDSEEVYVIKAVTEEGVNKGDVSSARWKFETQPLDEITQEIKVRSKTVADIQGGDVKTNKQRFETDEMSQKYIRTVSVSEIQKGDVRSATWMFETRTIDEIHGDGAEYDGMERVTKEEVMKGDVKQSVWLFEKQPLDSIKESDGTELVVTKEEIPQADVKTTTWLFETTPFHEFNDSSVEKTEIIGKSIKETLEELYCQKMVDSQGILIEADEIGDVRMAKYKLMNQEAPEIQKEEIIRGDLSNIMMNLLNRRETTERVITIDKEERGNINTTVKQLFSQEKGISFEKEEIIRGDIQEAMNNLLKSEDSSKRGILIQEDEKGDVRMTIYSLLNKGERASMEKEDVVQGNVSKTLHRLLSNSGGEDSKKIRVGDTERGNVSFYSTCIESGALDYLKQLQYEPDEDQETVQKERIIGGDIEETKILLRKNQQQIGRTVAEVDIVPGDVHSIVKVFMTEPSVTYRNLEKQDIVKGDLSAALDSLTQAINQKVVLEKEEVVKGDIPTTLKSLEEAQHQGKEMEKPEIVRGDIRGALESLEKSAATKTEVTVEDLVPGDIKGTLKSLEEAKQAVKEVEKQEIVKGDIHTAMQSLHEASSDRKIYQHQVSEQGDVKATIQLLLEPTTSPRMQRRGSIEGDVKTSIKCLYEGQETAQVEKEEVVKGDVRGTIKCLMQRKQYTNPKRMHPPKKAKVPVKNPLTVKQVEHECFHEAKSESAADNAAPAVKNLSQSGESQKHTQRHHESKSLKTQVITQEDHSVTVAKTDNPAGASQHKSTKEQKQKVLPPQKIQAPKPIMIKNKQKMNNDQTEAKAADVNVIKEVQNTSQTNISNKQMHEIKTIKQVQTTVTEKTVHKQNVTASEQMLTSQKQTENKAVAQKQGVRNVKTDQRSLDMRGKGVNKKTKPEIHFPPPPSSPPPPSESELSLPPPPSPVAESPAPPSPTSRPSIMRQDSDLPPPPPPPPMESIKSEPDFFPPPPPPPPPSSMGGQDFLPPPPSQQELNAMPQAAPVKLGKPVGKPLFKVPKQPEPQKQPVQVKPKWQKKQPTPPPPPPQLPPDQETETPTEVKLQEMKQETTQQTETNFQATSTASPPTKIPSIPLVKPAQKESPQPPRKTFVPPIKLPPSPEPAPAAKPKPYARKFKTPLMLAEERYRQQKLEKEEKEMSRVTTPTSPPSNIHFSAATAELSETESAKKEATKAKTEEAKTVSKEGILAQESPVKKTPSQIPLSKPMISVENKKSSQGSLDKKRVSNKQSTEKILTSTDVVKKGPKNQAASVPHREASNNEVRSCSSVVTSSVTEEQQFIKKSSSRSVAAAQSAVHENVNLQSQAAVTLKPEDVKNINVALTQEGKMSPSQPTKIPKVTPSFKVKTFKMPTEKKEEKRDSLGQKEAAKSEMHSQLEKSNVSHKHETQVNLESNQLTSVRIETEVKVKEKKSQMVPPVKEAEAEMRKGKPVQKNESEVKPSVTVLMPKVAKITSAATHEGRGHVSVSHSQQSMKAEHVQRHEEVAVIQQSVQRQEAVQMQKQQTKLQATEKMQMKSKVEPQDVLVKGTGKMTHKDEAHQEEITDSEKCSVMQKLLAQMKELEGTPSKIDSNAVRMIIGDVPDWVMGSDEKKNLSEIAKQKSKKKLKEMMVYVTNIVQAKLTFLEKTLTAVKKEGEKEEVPVPPPVPQKPDKKVFSAATTKVSKISIGSSKTDKKVVVEEKKSIQQSKGHHELSEVADQRVSSPLASIRTPSPTFITIESRKVDSPLRVTPSPPPYKSVGTPPPPPRKSYTPTSTFSRATPSPTLSRSEKLMKLRDTTSKLSRGFTPPPPMPVPEFFAAERERTSSFSDRETPIERTEHELVDVTEMVDSMTTVKDKKSFFEDAQKAEVNKTYFRKDPIDIPERLGPDAEEAVQTVTIDLLKEDLPKVDLSKLVNRFESPKPKVYARKEPIVISERLGSDTEDAEAEPHTPRTEEIPTFNVKAIKDVFETGEHSSQAARELREQIERREPESACSEPLGHSHMTSVTEQFCSIDDFGNMTTETRSEMHSGSPVTRGNPPSYADVVRGRVPTVAVPPEASTEELLRSFQQSWAESQGVFQNLGFSVTEQRTSQIVTHQQETVVTGKLSCAA